In Aspergillus chevalieri M1 DNA, chromosome 7, nearly complete sequence, the sequence AAACGTCGCCAGCAAGTGGGTGGAAGAGATTTCGGAAAACTGCCCTGGTGTGAGAATGGTTCTCACAGCACTGAAATGCGATTTGAGAAAAGACGAGGATCTGAACGACAACCCGAACGCCATTACCTTCGAGCAGGGATTGGCTAAGGCAAAAGAGATTGGCGCGGTGAAGTATCTTGGTAAGACATGGTTCTCATTAGTGCGGATAAGAGCTCTTAGGTTGACAAAGTTTAGAATGCTCTGCCGTCCAAAATCGTGGCATCCGGGAAACCTTTGGCGAAGCCGCTAAGGTCGCCCTCGATGTCAAAACCCAAGGGACCAAGTCGAGCAAGCAAGGATGTGTTATTCTCTGACTGTCCCAATGTGTGAGCTCATCCTGCCGGTCAATGCCTGACCAACTTGTTAGTCGTTTGTCCTTAGGTCGATTTGGCCATGCATTAGCCTTTGCTTGTTCAGCACTTTGGCG encodes:
- the rho3 gene encoding Rho family GTPase RHO3 (BUSCO:EOG09264YNR;~COG:S;~EggNog:ENOG410PFG4;~InterPro:IPR005225,IPR001806,IPR027417,IPR003578;~PFAM:PF00025,PF08477,PF00071;~go_function: GO:0003924 - GTPase activity [Evidence IEA];~go_function: GO:0005525 - GTP binding [Evidence IEA];~go_process: GO:0007264 - small GTPase mediated signal transduction [Evidence IEA]), producing MELCGRQKVVQRKMVLLGDGACGKTSALNVFTRGFFPTVYEPTVFENYVHDIFVDNVHMELSLWDTAGQEEFDRLRALSYEDTHVIMLCFSVDSPDSFENVASKWVEEISENCPGVRMVLTALKCDLRKDEDLNDNPNAITFEQGLAKAKEIGAVKYLECSAVQNRGIRETFGEAAKVALDVKTQGTKSSKQGCVIL